CCGTTCTGGAGACTGTGTCGTTGGCGGAGATCGCCGACGACGACCTGCCGTCGCTCATTTCCGACCTGACCAGCGATCCGGCAGCGTGGGCACGACGGTGAAGCAGTCCTTAGTGATGTGTCCTAGTTCATAAGCAATAGGTGTTGTGATGCATTCGACATACTTGCAGTCGAGTGCAACATTGCAGAACTCTGCAAAGTCCGTAGTTTGGGTGGAGTGACCGTTCCCAACACCGGCCTTCGTGACCTGAAGAAGGCGGCAACCCGCGATGCTCTCGGTCTCGCGGCTGTCCGTCTCGGCACGGCTCGGGGACTGGACGCGGTCACAGCCGACGCCATCGCTGCCGAGGCAGGCGTATCCACGCGGACATTTCACAATTACTTCGCCAACAAGGAAGAAGCTGTCCTCCATCACATCGAGACATCTGCGCTCGAGTGGTTCGGCATGCTTCGTGCGCGGCCGGCGGAGGAACCGATCTGGGAATCGCTGCGCTACATCGCGGTGTCGATCGTGACCGATCCCGAGCGTGATCTCGGCGAGACGTTCGCCGCCGCACAGCTCATCGAGTCCAATCCCGCTGTGATGGCCCGCAAGCTCGAAGTTCACCAGTCGCTCACCCGCGTACTGGGTGAAGCGATCGCGCAACGAACCGGCACCGACATCGAGACCGATCTTTATCCGAATCTGCTGCAGATGGTCGTCGGTGCCGCTGTCGTTGCAGCGCTGACCCTCTGGACCAATGACACCTCGGGGCTGCTGTCGCCCAAACAGCTCGTCGAGGATGCATTCGATCAACTGCAAGCAGGCCTTCCGGCCCCGAATACAACGAACACGAACTGAGGAACCAACCAGTGGCCACCTATCTATACCGAATCGGCAAGTTCGCTTACCGACGAAAAGGCATAGTCATTGCCCTGTGGCTCGCGATTCTGGTGCTGGCGGGCATCGGCGCGTCGACCCTTTCGGGTCCGACTGCCAACTCGTTCAATATTCCGGGCACGCCCGCGCAGTCGGCACTCGATCTGCAGTCCGAGCGATTCGGAAACGCCGAAGATCCGCTGACGGCTGTCTCGGCGAACTACGTTTTCGCAGCGCCTGATGGTCGAAGCCTCGACACACCTGAGTACACCGCAGCGCTCGATGCCACCATCGCCGAGATCGACAAGATCGGCGACGTCGAGGCCTCCGCCAAGCCTGATGGGCAGAAGCCGCTGGTCAACCCGGTTGCAGGCAACAAGGCAATCGTCGAGCAGTACAACGAGCTCGCAGCCAAGGACGGCACCGCTCCAGACGTCGCGGCCGCGAACGCCGCAGCGCTGTCACCGTTGAGCCCGGAGGGCAACATCGGCACGCTCGATGTCCCGATCGCCACCGAACTCGCCGACGTCACCGACGATCTGCGTACCGCACTCGACGATGCTGCTCAGCCGGCGCGCGATGCGGGCCTCACCGTCGAACTCGGTGGCAGTGTCGCCCAGGATGCTTCCCCACCGGGCGGAACGTCCGAAATCGTCGGACTGGCCGTCGCCGCCATCGTTCTGCTGATCATGTTCGGTTCGGCCGCCGCAGCCAGCCTTCCGCTGATCACTGCCATCGTCGGCATCGGAATCAGCAGCCTCGCCATCACCACCGCGTCCGGCTTCGCCGATCTGTCCTCGTTCACCCCGATTCTCGCGGTGATGATCGGCCTCGCGGTCGCCATCGACTACTCACTGTTCATTCTCGCCCGATATCGGCATGAACTGACGCTCACCGATAACCGGGAGGAAGCCGTCGGACGCTCCGTCGGAACGGCAGGCTCGGCCGTCGTGTTCGCCGGCGCAACTGTGTTGATTGCCCTTGTCGCGCTACGCGTCGTCGGAATTCCGTTCCTTTCGCAGATGGGTCTGGCCGCGGCCTTTGCCGTGTTCACCGCAGTACTGATTGCGTTGACCTTCCTGCCCGCAATGCTCGGCCTCTACAAGGGCAAGGCTTTCGCAGGCAAGATCAAGTTCGTCAACACCACCGACCCCGAGGATCCGAACGCGAAGCCCACCAACGGTCTTCGTTGGGCACG
This region of Rhodococcus sp. PAMC28707 genomic DNA includes:
- a CDS encoding TetR/AcrR family transcriptional regulator, translated to MGGVTVPNTGLRDLKKAATRDALGLAAVRLGTARGLDAVTADAIAAEAGVSTRTFHNYFANKEEAVLHHIETSALEWFGMLRARPAEEPIWESLRYIAVSIVTDPERDLGETFAAAQLIESNPAVMARKLEVHQSLTRVLGEAIAQRTGTDIETDLYPNLLQMVVGAAVVAALTLWTNDTSGLLSPKQLVEDAFDQLQAGLPAPNTTNTN
- a CDS encoding MMPL family transporter codes for the protein MATYLYRIGKFAYRRKGIVIALWLAILVLAGIGASTLSGPTANSFNIPGTPAQSALDLQSERFGNAEDPLTAVSANYVFAAPDGRSLDTPEYTAALDATIAEIDKIGDVEASAKPDGQKPLVNPVAGNKAIVEQYNELAAKDGTAPDVAAANAAALSPLSPEGNIGTLDVPIATELADVTDDLRTALDDAAQPARDAGLTVELGGSVAQDASPPGGTSEIVGLAVAAIVLLIMFGSAAAASLPLITAIVGIGISSLAITTASGFADLSSFTPILAVMIGLAVAIDYSLFILARYRHELTLTDNREEAVGRSVGTAGSAVVFAGATVLIALVALRVVGIPFLSQMGLAAAFAVFTAVLIALTFLPAMLGLYKGKAFAGKIKFVNTTDPEDPNAKPTNGLRWARFLVKRPALGLIGGIVLLGVIAGPTTGLSLALPSIATADPATSVRKAYDLEGEGFGPGKSGPLLTIADATDVAEADRTAAFQEVVDAIYEQSDVSNAQVIAVNEAGDTAQIIVTPSSGPNSQETKDLVENLRAAESGVKESTGVSYGVTGQTALEIDVSERLQDALVPYLAVVVGLAFVLLMLVFRSILVPLTATIGFLLSVLATFGATVFIFQEGGLGLISNPQPIVSFMPIFLIGVVFGLAMDYQVFLVSRMREEYVHGATAKDAVVNGFKYGARVVTSAAVIMISVFAAFMAEPDSFIKSIGFALAAAVFFDAFVVRMVIIPSVMALLGDKAWWLPKWLDKILPDVDIEGAKLNAARPKAKEEQPVTA